A single region of the Pelecanus crispus isolate bPelCri1 chromosome 10, bPelCri1.pri, whole genome shotgun sequence genome encodes:
- the RET gene encoding proto-oncogene tyrosine-protein kinase receptor Ret yields MPVQKSFNWEQLSSCVPSFAAAFGLYFPRKEYSENVYIDQPAGTPLLRIHALRDSHGEMAHFHLCQNLVISRARSHENHWFQIREKTGLLYLSKSLDREDFNMLSVGNSMPLSKVMLYVFLSSHPFQEKECDSATRTTVFLSLINATAPACSSLTARQLCFTEMDLSFHIKENKPPGTFHQLQLPSVHHLCQNLSISYKLLAADGMPFRYNENTTGVSVTQRLDREERERYELIAKCTVREGFREMQVEVPFLVNVLDEDDSPPFLPNGTDTTDAVVEFNRKEGTVLATLTVYDADTTPIYPLESSRKKYTGTIITDDPWISETFRVEHVFDEIHFSPNGSQVRGTQHEYKLVLNKSISVTEHRSFQLDVLVNDTEFHGPERSVMLHFNVSILPVSIQFPNMTYQFTVNRNAERFAQIGKICIENCMKFRGVNITYKLLSLNISCYPVSILQGREDKWGSLYVNDSSVLRRPECKEIQYTVQATDKQSRKHTKTLLTIVLEGTLLKKEEDCPDSCAVSKHHAECEECGGLGVLTGRCQWRQGSGKGITTNYSTCTPSIKTCPDGTCDVIESKDPAVCPQDCTSGNIIGGHGKGIGNLGIKSGHGICYCFPRQNCYCEKDDIKEQLCDDVCKTVIAGAVLLSFIISVLLSSYFIHRYHKNSPKPPIASAEMTFRRPAQSYPISYSSTNVRRPSLDSMENQVSVDTFKIPEDPKWEFPRKNLVLGKTLGEGEFGKVVKATAFRLKGRAGYTTVAVKMLKENASQSELRDLLSEFNLLKQVNHPHVIKLYGACSQDGPLYLIVEYAKYGSLRSFLRESRKVGPSYVGSDGNRNSSYLDNPDERALTMGDLISFAWQISRGMQYLAEMKLVHRDLAARNVLVAEGRKMKISDFGLSRDVYEEDSYVKRSKGRIPVKWMAIESLFDHIYTTQSDVWSFGVLLWEIVTLGGNPYPGIAPERLFNLLKTGYRMERPENCSEEMYNLMLRCWKQEPDKRPTFAEISKELEKMMVKSRDYLDLAASTPSDSLLYDDGLSEEETPLVDCNNAPLPRTLPSTWIENKLYGMSYPNWPEESPVPLTRFDGTNSVFSRYANDSVYANWMVSHSAAKFMDKFDS; encoded by the exons ATGCCAGTGCAAAAATCATTTAACTGGGAGCAACTCTCCTCTTGTGTGCCTTCCTTTGCAGCTGCCTTTGGTCTCTACTTCCCCAGGAAAGAATACTCAGAGAATGTCTACATTGATCAGCCAGCAGGTACGCCGCTCCTGCGCATCCATGCCTTGAGGGATTCACATGGGGAAATGGCCCACTTTCATCTGTGCCAGAATCTCGTAATTTCTCGAGCAAGATCCCATGAAAATCATTGGTTCcaaatcagagaaaaaacaggACTTCTCTACCTCAGCAAAAGCCTGGATAGAGAAGACTTTAACATGCTGT ctgTAGGAAACTCAATGCCATTATCAAAGGTGATGCTGTATGTCTTCCTTTCGTCCCACCCTTTCCAAGAGAAGGAATGCGACTCTGCTACGCGCACCACGGTTTTCCTCTCCTTGATCAATGCTACCGCACCAGCTTGCAGTTCCCTGACAGCAAGGCAGCTTTGCTTCACAGAAATGGATCTCTCTTTTCACATCAAAGAGAATAAACCACCTGGCACATTTCATCAGCTCCAGTTACCCTCGGTTCATCATCTGTGTCAGAATCTCAGCATTTCCTACAAACTGCTGGCAG CTGACGGTATGCCCTTTCGATACAATGAGAACACCACTGGCGTGAGTGTGACGCAGCGCCTGGATcgagaagagagagagagatatgaGCTGATTGCCAAGTGTACAGTGAGAGAGGGCTTCAGGGAAATGCAGGTTGAGGTGCCCTTCCTGGTGAATGTGTTAGATGAAGATgactctcctcccttccttcccaatGGCACTGATACCACAGATGCAGTCGTGGAGTTCAACAGGAAAGAG GGAACTGTCCTTGCAACGCTAACTGTATACGATGCAGACACCACACCTATTTATCCCcttgaaagcagcagaaagaaatacaCAGGAACCATCATTACCGATGATCCCTGGATAAGTGAAACATTTCGGGTAGAGCACGTCTTTGATGAAATCCACTTCAGCCCAAATGGCAGCCAAGTGAGGGGAACTCAACATGAGTACA aactGGTACtgaataaaagtatttcagtcACAGAGCATCGTTCCTTCCAGTTAGATGTTTTGGTGAATGACACAGAATTTCATGGCCCAGAAAGATCAGTGATGCTGCATTTCAATGTCTCCATCCTCCCTGTCAGCATTCAGTTTCCAAACATGACTTACCAGTTCACGGTGAACAGAAATGCTGAACGTTTTGCACAA ATAGGAAAAATCTGCATCGAAAACTGTATGAAATTCCGTGGTGTGAACATCACCTACAAGTTACTGTCCCTCAACATAAGCTGCTATCCTGTCAGCATACTTCAAGGCCGAGAAGACAAATGGGGAAGCCTTTATGTGAATGATTCGTCTGTGCTACGCAGACCCGAATGCAAAGAAATACAATACACTGTTCAAGCTACAGACAAGCAGAGCAGGAAACATACCAAAACCCTCCTCACTATTGTATTGGAAGGAACTC ttttaaaaaaagaggaggactGCCCTGACTCTTGTGCTGTGAGTAAGCACCATGCTGAATGTGAAGAGTGTGGTGGCCTGGGAGTGCTAACAGGAAGATGCCAGTGGAGACAGGGGAGTGGAAAAG GGATCACCACAAACTATTCCACGTGCACCCCAAGTATCAAGACTTGTCCGGATGGCACCTGTGATGTGATTGAGAGCAAAGATCCGGCTGTGTGCCCCCAAGACTGCACAA GTGGAAACATTATCGGTGGTCATGGGAAAGGCATTGGAAATCTTGGAATTAAGTCAGGACATGGGATTTGTTACTGCTTCCCAAGACAGAACTGTTATTGTGAGAAAGATGATATCAAGG AGCAACTCTGTGATGATGTATGCAAGACTGTGATAGCAGGGGCAGTGCTGCTGTCCTTCAtcatctctgtgctgctttcttcctATTTCATCCACCGTTACCACAAGAATTCTCCAAAGCCACCTATTGCCTCTGCAGAAATGACGTTCCGGCGCCCAGCCCAGTCCTACCCCATCAGTTATTCTTCCACTAATGTCCGCCGGCCTTCTTTAGATTCCATGGAGAACCAGGTGTCTGTAGACACCTTTAAAATACCA GAAGATCCAAAGTGGGAATTCCCTCGGAAGAACCTGGTTCTGGGCAAGACTCTTGGAGAAGGAGAATTTGGAAAGGTTGTCAAGGCAACAGCATTCCGACTCAAGGGAAGAGCTGGCTATACCACTGTGGCAGTGAAAATGCTAAAAG aaaatgcttCCCAGAGTGAGCTGCGAGATCTACTTTCAGAGTTCAACCTTTTGAAACAGGTGAACCATCCTCACGTCATCAAACTTTATGGAGCCTGCAGTCAAGATG gcCCATTGTATTTAATTGTGGAATACGCTAAATACGGCTCCTTGCGCAGTTTTCTCAGGGAAAGTCGAAAAGTAGGACCAAGCTACGTGGGTAGTGATGGCAACAGAAATTCAAGTTATTTGGATAACCCTGATGAGAGAGCCTTAACAATGGGAGATCTGATCTCATTTGCATGGCAGATATCACGAGGAATGCAGTACCTTGCAGAAATGAAG CTTGTCCATCGTGATTTAGCAGCCAGAAATGTATTGGTGGCAGAAGGGCGCAAAATGAAGATTTCCGATTTTGGCCTCTCCCGTGATGTATATGAAGAAGATTCATATGTCAAGAGGAGTAAG ggTCGGATACCGGTTAAATGGATGGCCATAGAGTCCCTATTTGATCATATCTATACAACACAAAGTGATGT atgGTCATTTGGAGTTCTGCTGTGGGAGATTGTAACTTTGGGAGGCAATCCTTACCCAGGTATTGCTCCTGAAAGACTCTTTAACCTCCTAAAAACAGGCTATAGAATGGAGAGACCAGAAAACTGCAGTGAAGAAAT GTACAACCTGATGTTGCGCTGTTGGAAGCAAGAACCCGATAAAAGACCAACATTTGCTGAGATCAGCAAGGAACTAGAGAAAATGATGGTGAAGAGTAGG GACTACTTAGATCTTGCGGCTTCCACACCTTCCGATTCCTTACTTTATGATGATGGGCTCTCAGAAGAGGAGACACCACTCGTGGACTGTAATAATGCTCCCCTCCCTCGAACCCTCCCTTCCACATGGATTGAAAACAAACTCTATG gcATGTCATACCCGAACTGGCCTGAGGAGAGCCCCGTTCCACTCACAAGATTCGATGGCACTAACTCTGTGTTTTCAAGATATGCAAATGATAGTGTATATGCTAACTGGATGGTTTCACACTCAGCGGCAAAATTTATGGACAAGTTTGATAGCtaa